In a genomic window of Stegostoma tigrinum isolate sSteTig4 chromosome 43, sSteTig4.hap1, whole genome shotgun sequence:
- the LOC125448890 gene encoding collagen alpha-2(XI) chain-like has product MAAERRYSTPCLYEQRVGQPELAEGKVAAWPRALGSPEVVYDRIRDRERALPAGHPWMTTVEAGGEEEEGGAGEEEEEDEGGPEGYHCQICGYHADQLQPFNVHLHSAHPAVVLQELYGLLDLTGSPVHGLGPFEGPIPGLGPFRSAEPNQGLPGGSIPSQGRMQSYSPPGGSISGRGPPEGSISSHGLPGGSISSHGPPGGSISSHGQPGGSISSHGPPGGSIPIHGPVHGDSRKPDIVQIDLTGEDEAGEQGATSRGPARDPGLEPGAEGSLTEAFNHFPYPSPEEMAQCGQSAGLPAESVGVWFAVQRLRHGISWTPEEVREARLKLSGKPGTLRMTAPPLAPPAQADGRQVLAPAWRRGPGGGAAGLLPFLRPGSPRKAHTSPDGADSPPLAPGERRCTKAKAELAAPKGSFIRRRCQDEEEEARSLQARTGQASAWLSDSPCRPGGPDSQPCPAGPGEGCPGLDSEADPRRAAAAGPAPGRPRKTKEQLLVLKAFFLRSRWPSGADYTRLVERTGLARADVIQWFGDTRYALKNGQLKWVHRPPCSLGAQAGLVSPRPGEGEGEDGLASAACSAEWICQKGGWRKARRRRRKRKALAVGRGEDGVSGEEGEGREGSRERNQIVRETL; this is encoded by the coding sequence ATGGCAGCCGAGCGCAGGTACAGTACCCCCTGTTTGTACGAGCAGAGGGTGGGCCAGCCCGAACTGGCTGAGGGCAAGGTAGCGGCTTGGCCCAGGGCCCtcggcagccccgaggtggtgtaCGACCGTATCCGGGACCGCGAGCGAGCGCTACCTGCTGGCCACCCTTGGATGACCACGGTGGAGgcagggggggaggaggaggagggtggagccggcgaggaggaggaggaggacgaggggGGGCCCGAGGGCTACCACTGCCAGATCTGCGGCTACCACGCCGACCAGCTGCAACCCTTCAATGTCCACCTCCACTCCGCCCACCCGGCCGTGGTGCTGCAGGAACTCTATGGGCTGCTGGACCTGACGGGAAGCCCTGTCCACGGCCTGGGCCCTTTCGAAGGCCCCATCCCCGGCCTGGGCCCTTTCAGAAGTGCCGAGCCCAACCAGGGCCTGCCTGGAGGCTCAATACCAAGCCAGGGCCGGATGCAAAGCTACAGCCCGCCTGGAGGCTCCATTTCTGGCCGTGGCCCACCGGAAGGCTCCATTTCCAGCCACGGCCTGCCCGGAGGCTCCATTTCCAGCCACGGCCCACCAGGAGGCTCCATTTCCAGCCACGGCCAACCGGGAGGCTCCATTTCCAGCCACGGCCCACCGGGAGGCTCCATACCCATCCACGGCCCGGTCCATGGGGATAGCAGGAAGCCAGACATTGTACAAATCGATCTGACTGGAGAGGACGAGGCAGGAGAGCAGGGCGCGACCTCGAGGGGACCGGCCCGAGATCCCGGCCTGGAGCCAGGGGCCGAGGGCAGCCTGACTGAGGCCTTCAACCACTTCCCGTACCCGAGCCCAGAGGAGATGGCCCAGTGCGGCCAGTCAGCGGGCCTGCCGGCTGAGAGCGTCGGGGTTTGGTTCGCGGTGCAGCGGCTGCGCCATGGGATTAGCTGGACCCCCGAGGAAGTGAGGGAGGCCCGCCTCAAGCTGTCCGGCAAGCCTGGCACCCTCCGGATGACCGCTCCTCCCCTCGCCCCTCCAGCGCAGGCTGACGGCCGCCAGGTCCTGGCCCCGGCCTGGCGGAGGGGGCCCGGCGGTGGAGCTGCGGGCCTGCTCCCCTTCCTCCGCCCTGGGAGCCCCCGGAAGGCTCACACCTCACCTGATGGGGCCGATTCACCTCCCCTGGCCCCCGGTGAGAGGCGCTGCACCAAGGCCAAGGCCGAGTTGGCCGCCCCGAAGGGCAGCTTCATCCGACGCCGCTGCCAGGACGAGGAGGAGGAGGCCAGGAGCCTGCAGGCCCGGACGGGGCAAGCTTCAGCCTGGCTCAGCGACAGCCCTTGCCGTCCCGGGGGACCCGACTCACAGCCATGCCCAGCAGGGCCTGGCGAAGGCTGCCCAGGGCTGGATTCGGAGGCCGACCCCAGGAGGGCGGCGGCGGCAGGCCCGGCCCCGGGCCGCCCCAGGAAGACCAAGGAGCAGCTGTTGGTCCTCAAGGCCTTCTTCCTGCGCTCGCGCTGGCCCAGTGGCGCCGACTACACCCGGCTGGTCGAGCGCACGGGCCTGGCCCGCGCCGACGTCATCCAGTGGTTCGGCGACACCCGTTACGCCCTCAAGAATGGCCAGCTCAAGTGGGTGCACCGCCCGCCCTGCTCCCTGGGGGCCCAGGCCGGCCTGGTGTCACCACGGccgggagagggggagggggaggacggCCTGGCTTCGGCTGCCTGCTCAGCCGAATGGATCTGCCAGAAGGGGGGCTGGAGGaaggcgaggaggaggaggaggaagaggaaggcGCTAGCGGTGGGGAGGGGTGAGGACGGGGTGTCCGGGGAGGAGGGCGAGGGGCGGGAAGGCTCAAGGGAGAGGAACCAGATTGTCAGAGAGACCCTATAa